In one Candidatus Nealsonbacteria bacterium genomic region, the following are encoded:
- a CDS encoding zinc ribbon domain-containing protein, with the protein MKNVKLFVVIVILSLFISIIDINVSAVNVENPTRKTLPTFIQDGDWLSDRSKIIFSNETNVGYWGIKYRLFIANASGTDGTEITNASEGYFEDIDYLHHVAPLVSPDEQKVVFIATRNDQPCTICVMNPNGTGAYSLSKMIRDYPSSLVFTWFSNEEIIFWRSVYSYSDFNPDILSHGYTYIVNINNGDEQELTEVPEEIFKGKFVTRGLAASTGAPPTVRDLMREGYTFQTENQNQEQPNLFLISILLVGGISLFIVLYVVVTKLRKVKLRFKTKVKKAKKKAKKEEIPEEIPFAVAFEDIVQLRTDELRADELKKIKTVKQSALPSSSTSQQQTGECQYCGGLEESCSCGSQSRYCQYCGEELLIGQQFCSICGLQAVEQTKFNK; encoded by the coding sequence ATGAAAAACGTAAAACTATTTGTAGTAATTGTAATATTATCTTTATTTATAAGTATTATAGATATAAATGTTAGTGCTGTTAATGTTGAAAATCCGACGAGAAAGACACTTCCCACTTTTATCCAAGATGGCGATTGGCTTTCGGACAGATCTAAAATTATATTTAGTAATGAAACAAATGTTGGATATTGGGGAATTAAATACAGATTGTTCATAGCGAACGCGAGCGGAACCGACGGGACAGAGATAACTAATGCATCCGAAGGTTATTTCGAAGACATTGATTATTTACATCATGTAGCGCCATTAGTGTCTCCTGATGAACAGAAAGTAGTATTTATAGCAACACGCAATGACCAACCATGCACTATATGTGTAATGAATCCCAACGGAACTGGAGCTTATAGTTTAAGCAAAATGATTAGGGATTATCCTTCTTCTCTTGTTTTTACATGGTTTTCCAATGAAGAAATTATCTTTTGGCGTAGTGTTTATTCATACTCCGATTTTAATCCCGATATTTTATCACACGGTTATACTTATATTGTGAATATCAATAATGGAGATGAACAAGAACTAACAGAAGTGCCAGAAGAAATTTTTAAGGGAAAGTTTGTCACTAGGGGGCTTGCTGCGTCTACCGGTGCGCCTCCTACTGTGCGAGATTTAATGAGAGAAGGTTATACTTTTCAAACTGAAAATCAAAATCAAGAACAGCCGAATTTATTTCTTATAAGTATTCTATTAGTAGGTGGAATTTCCTTATTTATTGTACTATATGTAGTCGTAACCAAACTAAGGAAGGTTAAGCTAAGATTCAAGACGAAAGTTAAGAAAGCTAAGAAAAAAGCTAAGAAAGAAGAAATTCCTGAAGAAATTCCCTTTGCTGTGGCGTTTGAGGATATAGTCCAACTGAGAACTGATGAGCTGAGAGCTGATGAGCTTAAAAAAATCAAAACTGTAAAACAGTCGGCACTACCATCTTCATCAACCTCCCAACAGCAAACAGGTGAATGCCAATACTGTGGAGGACTGGAGGAATCTTGTTCTTGTGGTTCTCAAAGTCGCTATTGTCAATACTGTGGAGAAGAGCTATTAATAGGACAACAATTTTGTTCTATATGTGGTTTACAAGCCGTAGAGCAAACTAAATTTAATAAATAA
- the groL gene encoding chaperonin GroEL (60 kDa chaperone family; promotes refolding of misfolded polypeptides especially under stressful conditions; forms two stacked rings of heptamers to form a barrel-shaped 14mer; ends can be capped by GroES; misfolded proteins enter the barrel where they are refolded when GroES binds) yields MAKKIIYQELARKNLKEGVDKLANAVKVTLGPGGHNVVLDKGFGVPTITNDGVTIAKEIELEEKVENLGAEIAKEVAEKTNDTVGDGTTTAVILVQAIIKEGLKLVEAGFTPADINKGIKDRVNKIIDFLKKRSIKIGNRGDIVKVATISAESKEIGNLIGDIMEEVGKDGVITVEESKTFGLQKEIVKGLQFDRGYISPYMITDAERMEAVYENPYILVTDRKISSLQEILPILEKVSQTGKKELVIIADDVEGDALATLVVNKLRGIFKTLALKAPGFGDRKKEMLQDIACITGAQVISEELGLKLENIGLDKLGSARRVVSTKEKTTVIEGKGKKEEIDSRINQIKQELKTIESEFDKEKLQERLAKLAGGVAVIKVGAATEVEQKGKQHKIEDALAASKAAVEEGVVPGGGVALAAAALLTDDSGKEKHLSNLEEKGYFSGHNIIKNACQAPLKQIIKNSGADEVILYQILKKIVDTRKKGTEQIDKIDWALGYNAVTGKLVNMVQEGILDPTKVVRIALENAASAASMILTTEVIVAELPEEKKTPEIPRAY; encoded by the coding sequence ATGGCAAAAAAAATTATTTACCAAGAATTGGCTCGAAAAAATTTAAAAGAGGGAGTAGATAAATTAGCAAATGCCGTTAAGGTCACCTTAGGTCCCGGAGGACACAACGTTGTTTTAGATAAAGGCTTTGGGGTTCCTACCATTACCAATGATGGAGTAACCATTGCAAAAGAAATTGAATTAGAAGAAAAAGTAGAGAATTTAGGAGCTGAGATTGCGAAAGAGGTTGCTGAGAAGACCAACGATACTGTTGGAGATGGAACCACTACAGCAGTGATTTTAGTTCAAGCCATCATTAAAGAAGGTTTAAAACTGGTTGAAGCAGGTTTTACTCCAGCTGATATTAACAAAGGAATTAAAGACAGGGTTAATAAAATAATTGATTTTTTGAAAAAACGTTCCATAAAAATAGGAAACAGAGGAGATATAGTAAAAGTAGCCACAATTTCTGCTGAAAGCAAAGAAATCGGAAATTTAATTGGTGATATAATGGAAGAAGTTGGTAAGGACGGAGTCATTACTGTTGAAGAATCAAAAACTTTCGGACTTCAAAAGGAAATTGTAAAAGGACTTCAGTTTGATAGAGGATATATTTCTCCTTACATGATTACTGATGCTGAAAGGATGGAGGCTGTTTATGAGAATCCTTATATTTTAGTTACCGACAGAAAAATTTCCAGTCTTCAAGAGATTTTGCCAATTTTAGAGAAAGTAAGTCAAACGGGCAAAAAAGAATTAGTTATTATTGCAGATGACGTAGAGGGAGATGCATTAGCTACTTTAGTGGTTAATAAGCTCCGTGGCATCTTCAAAACTTTAGCTTTGAAAGCTCCCGGTTTTGGCGATAGGAAAAAAGAAATGCTTCAGGATATAGCCTGTATTACTGGAGCTCAAGTAATTTCAGAGGAGCTTGGGTTAAAGTTAGAAAACATCGGTTTAGACAAATTGGGCTCTGCCAGAAGGGTTGTATCCACTAAAGAAAAGACTACTGTTATAGAAGGAAAAGGGAAAAAAGAAGAGATTGATTCAAGAATCAACCAGATAAAACAGGAACTTAAAACTATTGAATCAGAGTTTGATAAAGAAAAGTTGCAGGAAAGACTGGCAAAGTTAGCAGGAGGGGTAGCTGTCATTAAGGTTGGAGCTGCAACAGAAGTTGAACAAAAAGGTAAACAGCACAAAATTGAGGATGCTTTAGCTGCTTCCAAAGCAGCTGTTGAAGAAGGGGTTGTGCCAGGAGGTGGGGTAGCTTTAGCTGCAGCAGCTTTATTAACAGATGACTCCGGAAAAGAAAAGCATTTATCGAATTTAGAAGAAAAAGGTTATTTTTCAGGACATAATATAATAAAAAATGCCTGTCAGGCTCCGTTAAAACAAATAATAAAAAACTCAGGAGCTGACGAGGTCATTTTGTATCAAATCTTAAAAAAAATAGTAGACACGAGGAAGAAAGGAACAGAGCAAATCGATAAAATTGATTGGGCTTTGGGTTATAATGCTGTTACAGGCAAGCTTGTAAATATGGTTCAGGAAGGGATTCTTGACCCTACCAAAGTAGTAAGAATAGCTCTGGAAAACGCAGCTTCCGCAGCTTCTATGATTTTGACAACTGAAGTTATAGTCGCAGAATTACCGGAAGAAAAGAAAACTCCTGAAATTCCCAGAGCATATTAG
- the secG gene encoding preprotein translocase subunit SecG, producing MKEYLFIAQIVVSIILAILILLQQRGSSLGSAFGGMGEFYAARRGMEKKIFWATVVFGALFIALALLNLLI from the coding sequence ATGAAAGAATATTTATTCATCGCACAAATCGTAGTAAGTATAATCTTGGCTATATTAATTCTCTTACAACAAAGAGGAAGTTCTTTGGGTTCTGCTTTTGGAGGAATGGGTGAATTTTATGCCGCAAGACGTGGTATGGAGAAAAAGATATTTTGGGCAACGGTTGTATTCGGAGCCCTTTTTATAGCTTTAGCCCTACTCAACCTTCTCATCTAA
- a CDS encoding glucose-6-phosphate isomerase translates to MKCGRKKKKIKDVKPDVRRLYDMKKVIYDKEWLKTAPNFKLYYMYRGVKEKDGLKHNITIIPPRMLGKEFVKTKGHYHIGKYGELYIVLKGKAIYLLQKEKNGKIENVYYVKAKKGDYIIVPPDYGHITINPSLEELKMADWSSKKCKSDYKPIERKKGGCYYYTKSGWVKNKNYKKVPKLKFKKPKKTFPKNLSFLCGV, encoded by the coding sequence ATGAAGTGTGGAAGAAAAAAAAAGAAAATAAAGGATGTAAAACCGGATGTTCGACGTTTATACGACATGAAAAAAGTTATCTATGACAAAGAGTGGTTAAAAACAGCCCCTAATTTTAAGCTTTATTATATGTATCGAGGAGTAAAAGAAAAAGATGGTCTTAAACACAATATCACAATAATACCCCCGAGAATGCTGGGGAAAGAATTTGTAAAAACCAAAGGGCACTATCATATAGGAAAATACGGAGAACTATATATTGTTCTCAAAGGAAAAGCTATTTATTTATTGCAGAAAGAAAAAAATGGAAAGATTGAAAACGTTTATTATGTAAAAGCTAAAAAAGGAGACTACATTATAGTTCCCCCTGATTACGGGCATATAACAATTAATCCTTCTTTAGAAGAACTGAAAATGGCAGATTGGTCTTCAAAAAAGTGTAAATCTGATTATAAGCCAATTGAGAGAAAAAAAGGGGGATGTTATTATTATACAAAGTCAGGTTGGGTTAAAAATAAAAATTATAAAAAGGTTCCCAAATTGAAATTCAAAAAACCAAAAAAAACATTTCCTAAAAATTTAAGTTTTCTCTGTGGGGTATGA
- a CDS encoding phage holin family protein, translating into MKRLFWHIAAGILAIFLATKFISGVSLEVISDRSIYFGIEFNQGWKLLLLVGGILGLINFFIKPILDKITLPLKILTLGLFSLILNMAFIWLLDILFEEFEILGITPLFLTTVIVWIVNFFLGLKR; encoded by the coding sequence ATGAAACGGCTATTCTGGCATATTGCTGCTGGAATCCTGGCAATATTCCTGGCAACAAAATTTATTTCCGGGGTGAGTTTAGAAGTTATTTCCGATAGAAGTATTTACTTTGGAATAGAATTTAACCAGGGATGGAAATTATTGCTTTTGGTAGGAGGCATCTTAGGGCTCATTAATTTTTTTATTAAACCAATTTTAGATAAAATTACCTTACCATTAAAGATTTTAACCCTGGGTTTGTTTTCCTTAATACTTAACATGGCATTTATTTGGCTTTTGGATATTCTCTTTGAAGAATTTGAGATTTTAGGTATTACTCCTTTGTTTCTTACAACGGTAATTGTCTGGATAGTAAACTTTTTTTTGGGACTTAAAAGATGA
- a CDS encoding UTP--glucose-1-phosphate uridylyltransferase, producing the protein MKIRKAVIPIAGLGTRFLPLSKIIPKEFFPLGTKPVVQYVVEEALKAGVREIIFVISPKKEDIFKNYILKYFKQEKNLLKILRRRRKKKAIKALGEIPKIKYKYIFQKKPLGDGDAILRTERLVGKEPFLVLFGDDISWGEEGMPSQLVKTFEKIKKPLLCLYKMPREKLSSYGVPKVQKIKGRLYKIKDLIEKPKENPPSNFALVGNYVLTPDIFSYLKKTTPQNEEIILANALKQMIKEGKEIFGLWVKGKWLECGDKEKWIKSFIFLTKSSKK; encoded by the coding sequence ATGAAAATTAGAAAAGCAGTAATCCCAATAGCGGGTTTGGGAACAAGATTTTTACCTCTATCAAAAATTATTCCAAAAGAATTTTTCCCTTTAGGAACAAAACCCGTCGTTCAATATGTTGTTGAAGAAGCTTTAAAAGCAGGTGTTAGAGAAATTATTTTTGTTATCTCTCCTAAAAAAGAAGATATTTTCAAAAATTACATCCTGAAATATTTTAAACAAGAAAAAAACCTCTTGAAAATCCTAAGAAGGAGAAGAAAGAAAAAAGCAATAAAAGCTTTAGGAGAAATTCCAAAAATAAAATATAAATATATATTTCAGAAAAAACCATTAGGAGATGGCGATGCAATTTTAAGAACGGAAAGATTGGTTGGAAAGGAGCCCTTTCTGGTTCTTTTTGGAGACGATATTTCCTGGGGAGAAGAAGGAATGCCAAGTCAACTTGTAAAAACGTTTGAAAAAATCAAAAAACCACTTCTTTGTCTTTACAAAATGCCAAGAGAAAAATTATCTTCTTATGGAGTACCAAAAGTTCAAAAAATTAAAGGAAGATTATATAAAATCAAGGATTTAATTGAAAAACCCAAAGAAAATCCTCCTTCAAACTTTGCTTTAGTTGGAAATTATGTTCTAACGCCGGATATATTTTCTTATCTCAAAAAAACAACTCCCCAAAACGAAGAAATTATTTTAGCTAATGCCTTAAAACAAATGATTAAAGAAGGAAAAGAAATATTCGGACTTTGGGTTAAAGGAAAGTGGCTGGAATGTGGAGATAAAGAAAAATGGATAAAAAGCTTTATATTCCTAACAAAATCAAGTAAAAAATGA
- a CDS encoding right-handed parallel beta-helix repeat-containing protein produces the protein MSNYNTITGNNCTRNEYGICLGHYSDSNTIIENNCTDNDDSGIYLCYSNNNTITRNNCINNDYGIYDYGIYLYYSYYGTITGNTCTRNRYGIYLDYSDNNEVSNNFLIKNTVGIEDQGDNNNIHDNIYIFFPVASFDINSTVITVGQTVQFTDSTTGGSIPLTYQWNFGDGSENSTIQNPIHKYNSVGIHLVVLTVTDADGDMSVYSKEISVQDDVTNPILDSPQDVIYEEGATGYNISWIATDLNPGTYKIYKNGSEIESGTWESGMAVTINVDGLAVGSYNYTIVVTDAFDNAASDTVWVTVEDTVSPVLTSPDDVTYEEGATGYNISWIATDLNPGTYKIYKNGSEIESGTWESGMAVTINVDGLAVGSYNYTIVVTDAFGNMVSDIVWVTVEVGEVGIGIIILLISLIGAAGVAAIIIFLKRRQKH, from the coding sequence TTGTCCAACTACAACACTATAACCGGAAACAACTGCACGAGAAATGAATATGGTATTTGTCTCGGCCACTACTCCGACAGCAACACTATAATAGAGAATAACTGTACAGACAATGATGATAGCGGCATCTATCTCTGCTACTCCAACAACAACACCATAACTAGGAACAACTGCATAAACAATGATTATGGTATCTATGATTATGGTATCTATCTCTACTATTCCTACTACGGTACTATTACGGGGAACACTTGTACGAGAAATAGGTATGGTATTTATCTTGATTACTCCGATAACAATGAGGTTTCCAACAATTTTTTGATAAAAAATACTGTTGGGATAGAGGACCAAGGAGATAATAATAACATACACGATAATATTTACATTTTTTTTCCGGTAGCATCATTTGATATTAATAGTACGGTTATTACAGTGGGTCAGACTGTGCAATTTACAGATAGCACCACAGGCGGAAGCATTCCCTTAACCTATCAGTGGAACTTTGGAGACGGTTCAGAAAATTCTACTATTCAAAATCCTATCCATAAGTATAATTCAGTTGGAATACACCTGGTGGTACTGACGGTAACAGATGCTGACGGAGATATGTCTGTTTACTCTAAAGAAATCAGTGTCCAAGATGATGTCACGAACCCAATCTTAGATAGCCCTCAAGACGTTATCTACGAAGAGGGAGCAACAGGATATAACATCTCCTGGATAGCTACAGACTTAAATCCTGGTACCTACAAGATATACAAAAATGGTTCAGAAATTGAATCAGGTACCTGGGAATCAGGTATGGCCGTAACAATCAATGTAGATGGATTAGCCGTAGGTTCTTACAACTACACAATTGTAGTTACAGATGCCTTTGATAACGCAGCTTCTGATACAGTATGGGTTACGGTTGAAGACACAGTTTCTCCTGTCCTTACCAGTCCTGATGATGTTACTTACGAAGAGGGAGCAACAGGATATAACATCTCCTGGATAGCTACAGACTTAAATCCTGGTACCTACAAGATATACAAAAATGGTTCAGAAATTGAATCAGGTACCTGGGAATCAGGTATGGCCGTAACAATCAATGTAGATGGATTAGCCGTAGGTTCTTACAACTACACAATTGTAGTTACAGATGCCTTTGGTAACATGGTTTCTGACATAGTATGGGTTACGGTTGAAGTAGGTGAAGTAGGTATAGGCATAATAATTCTATTGATTTCTCTGATTGGAGCAGCAGGCGTGGCAGCTATTATCATTTTTCTGAAAAGAAGACAAAAACATTAA
- a CDS encoding co-chaperone GroES — protein sequence MNIKPLSDHVLIEPIKEEERTKSGILLPETADKEKPEQGKVIAVGPGKRNDSGNIIPMEIKVGQEVLFTKYGPNEIKVDGKEYLIAKQEDILAIIE from the coding sequence ATGAATATAAAACCTTTATCAGACCATGTTTTAATAGAACCAATAAAGGAAGAAGAAAGAACAAAATCTGGAATTTTATTGCCAGAGACAGCTGATAAAGAAAAACCGGAACAGGGAAAAGTTATTGCCGTGGGACCTGGAAAAAGAAATGATTCAGGTAATATTATTCCTATGGAGATAAAAGTAGGCCAAGAGGTTTTGTTTACAAAATACGGCCCAAATGAAATAAAAGTCGACGGAAAGGAATATCTTATTGCTAAACAAGAAGATATCTTAGCGATAATAGAATAA